The Nocardioides zeae genome includes the window GTCGACTGGGACGCGCCCGACCGGGTGGACCGCGCGGTCGCCGCGGTGCGGGCGCTCGACGGGAGGACGGCACCGTGACCACCACCTACTACACCGCGTCCAGCCTCGACGGCTTCATCGCCACCGAGGACCACGCGCTCGACTGGCTGCTGAGCCGGGACATCGACCCCGACGGGGTGGGGAGCAACGCCGCGTTCCTGGCCGACGTGGGGGCGCTGCTCATGGGTGCGTCCACCTACGGGTGGCTCGTCGAGCACGGCGGGGGAGAGCCGTGGTCCTACGCGGTGCCGACCTGGGTCCTGACGCACCGGGGCGACGAGCTGGCCGCGGGACGGCCCGAGGCGTGGGCGGGCGCGGACATCCGCTTCGTGGCCGCGGACGACGACGCCGCC containing:
- a CDS encoding dihydrofolate reductase family protein; this encodes MTTTYYTASSLDGFIATEDHALDWLLSRDIDPDGVGSNAAFLADVGALLMGASTYGWLVEHGGGEPWSYAVPTWVLTHRGDELAAGRPEAWAGADIRFVAADDDAALRAVHVEAVAAAAALARTGVWVVGGGELAGRVADLGLLDHVVLSYAPCTLGSGAPVLPRRLELALRETGRNRDFVVATYDVVR